The Microcaecilia unicolor chromosome 6, aMicUni1.1, whole genome shotgun sequence genome includes a window with the following:
- the LRTM1 gene encoding leucine-rich repeat and transmembrane domain-containing protein 1, translated as MKGGLFLALNVFLLLHVVCGCPEMCLCRQSTKTVNCNNKGLAEIPTNVPSETRILYLQNNNIQAINNSAFVNTPWLTIIDLSNNSISSLPSNAFLGLHFLQTLNLTNNLIHDLENNIFNPLQNLTELDLSSNNIVNLPESLGNSTDRLTLLTVKHNQLQSIDRALLDSLSNLKTFLFKDNPWQCSCQAVGLKLWLESFLYRGGIIDEVVCLTPENWKGKDLLKIPYEFYVACHPQKTHILLSNTQLHNLEQQNNGKHGQNAQSRDRNVSDCEVKSKPRPVSIRHAIATVIITGVVCGIVSLMMLAAAIYGCAYAAIMAKYHRELKEVEHLAPATELGSPEEKEPLDGSLA; from the exons GTGGACTGTTTCTCGCTTTGAATGTCTTCCTATTACTGCATGTGGTGtgtggatgtcctgaaatgtGCCTTTGCCGCCAGTCTACAAAGACAGTCAACTGTAATAATAAAGGACTTGCTGAAATCCCTACTAATGTGCCATCCGAAACACGAATATTATACTTACAGAACAATAATATCCAGGCTATTAATAACAGTGCATTTGTAAATACACCTTGGCTCACAATTATAGACCTATCCAACAATTCCATATCAAGCCTGCCATCCAATGCTTTTCTAGGGCTCCATTTTTTACAAACTCTAAATCTTACAAACAATCTAATTCATGACCTGGAAAACAACATTTTCAATCCTTTGCAAAATTTAACAGAACTAGATTTGTCATCCAACAATATAGTAAACCTACCTGAATCTCTGGGCAATAGCACAGACCGCTTGACCCTACTTACAGTCAAACATAATCAGCTGCAGAGCATAGACAGAGCTCTACTGGATTCACTCTCCAATttgaaaacattcctcttcaaAGACAACCCTTGGCAATGCAGTTGTCAAGCTGTTGGTCTTAAACTGTGGCTGGAGAGCTTTCTATACCGAG GAGGAATTATTGATGAGGTTGTCTGCTTAACACcagaaaactggaaaggaaaggATCTCTTGAAAATTCCATATGAATTCTACGTGGCATGTCATCCCCAAAAAACTCACATTCTTCTCTCCAACACTCAACTTCATAATTTAGAGCAACagaataatgggaaacatggACAGAATGCTCAATCTAGGGATCGAAATGTTTCAGACTGTGAAGTAAAATCGAAGCCCCGACCAGTCAGTATACGCCATGCAATAGCCACTGTAATAATCACTGGAGTTGTTTGTGGAATTGTCTCTTTAATGATGTTGGCAGCTGCCATCTATGGTTGTGCCTATGCTGCAATTATGGCAAAATACCACAGAGAACTTAAGGAAGTGGAACATTTGGCTCCAGCAACTGAGCTAGGGAGTCCTGAAGAGAAGGAACCACTTGACGGCTCTTTGGCTTAA